In Sorghum bicolor cultivar BTx623 chromosome 10, Sorghum_bicolor_NCBIv3, whole genome shotgun sequence, one genomic interval encodes:
- the LOC8065005 gene encoding protein FD has translation MAANYHHYQMAVHAAAAAAAWREPDSPQLSFVSGCSSLFSISTLQDDDDDGRPAVVIAGHAMPSTPVSLAGFAAGDEVDMEVQQASGDDRRSIRMMRNRESALRSRARKRAYVENLEKEVRRLVDENLKLKKQCKELKLEVAALVLPTKSSLRRTSSTQF, from the exons ATGGCGGCCAACTACCACCACTACCAGATGGCGGTGcacgcggcggcggctgcggcggcgtggAGGGAGCCGGACAGCCCGCAGCTGAGCTTCGTGAGCGGGTgcagctccctcttctccatCTCCACGCtgcaggacgacgacgacgacggcagaCCCGCCGTCGTCATCGCCGGCCACGCGATGCCCTCCACGCCCGTCTCGCTCGCGGGGTTCGCCGCCGGCGACGAGGTCGACATGGAGGTGCAGCAGGCCAGCGGCGACGACCGGCGGAGCATCAGGATGATGAGGAACCGCGAGTCCGCGCTCCGATCCAGGGCCAGGAAGAGG GCATATGTGGAGAATCTAGAGAAAGAGGTTCGCCGGCTGGTGGATGAGAACTTGAAGCTCAAGAAGCAGTGCAAAGAG CTGAAACTGGAAGTAGCGGCACTCGTCCTCCCAACCAAGAGCTCACTTCGAAGAACCTCATCCACCCAATTCTGA